The Vescimonas coprocola genome includes a window with the following:
- a CDS encoding type III pantothenate kinase: MLLAIDIGNSNISVGLFDKAGKLLFLSSIDTDSRKTADQISIDLMNLFALYRYDLKDVTGAIFSSVVPPINFMMTKALTRLLGEPPMVVGPGVKTGLNIRMEVHNQLGADLVANAVAALEKYAPPIIMIDMGTATTISYISAKRSYEGGLMFPGVRLSLDALSDHTAQLPDISLQHPKQLIGKNTEDCMRSGIVYGTAGMLDGIIDRIREMLPGEQPTIVATGSNAPVIVRYCRNKVYYDKYLLMNGLWAIYQKNH; the protein is encoded by the coding sequence ATGCTGCTGGCGATCGACATCGGAAATTCCAACATATCTGTGGGGCTGTTTGACAAAGCGGGGAAACTCCTGTTTCTCTCCTCCATCGACACCGACAGCCGCAAAACGGCGGATCAGATCAGCATCGACCTGATGAATCTGTTTGCACTGTACCGCTATGATCTGAAGGACGTCACCGGTGCCATCTTTTCCAGCGTGGTGCCGCCTATCAACTTTATGATGACCAAAGCCCTGACCCGGCTGCTGGGCGAGCCACCCATGGTGGTGGGCCCCGGTGTCAAGACAGGGTTGAATATCCGCATGGAGGTCCACAACCAACTGGGGGCCGATCTGGTGGCCAACGCCGTAGCGGCGCTGGAGAAGTACGCTCCGCCCATCATTATGATCGACATGGGGACGGCCACCACCATCTCCTATATCTCCGCCAAGCGCAGCTATGAGGGCGGCCTGATGTTTCCCGGCGTGCGGCTGAGTCTGGATGCGCTGTCCGACCACACGGCCCAACTGCCGGATATCTCCTTGCAGCATCCCAAACAGTTGATTGGGAAAAATACAGAGGACTGTATGCGCTCCGGCATCGTCTACGGCACGGCGGGAATGCTGGACGGCATTATCGACCGCATCAGGGAGATGTTGCCGGGTGAGCAGCCCACCATTGTGGCCACCGGCAGTAATGCGCCGGTGATCGTACGGTATTGCCGCAACAAGGTGTATTATGACAAATATCTTCTGATGAACGGCCTGTGGGCCATCTATCAGAAGAATCACTGA
- a CDS encoding sigma-70 family RNA polymerase sigma factor encodes MSELLTLLDRAQNGDNDACQQVLTENVGLIWSIVKRYSGCGVDTDDLYQLGCIGFIKAVKGFDLTYGTQFSTYAVPKIAGEIRRFLRDDGSVKVGRSLREKGQTLFYTRERLRHTLGREPQLSELAQETGMTVEEVAAVKLANGPLESLQQETIDGLTLESTLGTDSPEEGMVEKIALREAIDSLPERERITILLRFFRGMTQEQAARILKVSQVQVSRLERKGLAKLREILEA; translated from the coding sequence ATGAGCGAGCTGCTGACGCTGTTGGATCGGGCGCAGAATGGCGACAATGACGCCTGTCAGCAGGTGTTGACGGAAAATGTGGGGCTTATCTGGAGCATCGTCAAGCGATACAGCGGCTGCGGCGTGGACACAGACGACCTCTACCAGCTGGGATGTATTGGTTTTATCAAGGCTGTAAAGGGATTTGACCTCACATATGGAACGCAGTTTTCCACCTACGCCGTCCCCAAAATTGCCGGTGAGATCCGCCGTTTTCTCCGGGATGACGGCTCCGTCAAGGTGGGCCGCAGCCTCCGGGAAAAGGGCCAGACCCTGTTTTATACACGTGAACGATTGCGCCATACACTGGGGAGGGAACCGCAGCTGTCAGAATTGGCGCAGGAGACGGGAATGACTGTGGAGGAGGTCGCCGCCGTAAAGTTGGCCAACGGGCCGCTGGAATCCCTCCAGCAGGAGACCATCGACGGCCTGACGCTGGAATCCACCTTGGGGACAGACAGCCCGGAGGAGGGGATGGTAGAAAAAATAGCGCTGCGGGAAGCCATCGACAGCCTGCCGGAGCGGGAAAGGATCACCATACTTCTGCGTTTTTTTCGGGGAATGACACAGGAGCAAGCTGCCCGTATCCTGAAGGTATCTCAGGTACAGGTGTCCCGCTTGGAGCGCAAGGGACTGGCAAAGCTCCGGGAAATTTTAGAAGCGTGA
- the spoIIAB gene encoding anti-sigma F factor, which yields MKRRPENYVTLEFLSRSSNEGFARLAAAAFAAQLDPTLDELGDIKTAVSEAVTNAIVHAYPNQLGKIVMKLRMLENQTLELVIRDWGCGMEDVEQARQPLFTTGGEERSGMGFTIMESFMNQLAVKSAPGKGTTVTMRKRIASRVPAKR from the coding sequence ATGAAGCGGAGACCGGAGAACTATGTGACCTTGGAATTTTTGAGCCGCAGCAGCAACGAGGGCTTTGCCCGTCTGGCCGCAGCGGCCTTTGCCGCCCAGCTGGATCCTACGCTGGACGAGCTGGGAGACATCAAAACCGCCGTCAGCGAGGCAGTGACTAACGCCATCGTCCACGCCTATCCAAATCAGCTGGGGAAGATCGTCATGAAGCTGCGGATGCTGGAAAATCAGACGCTGGAGTTGGTAATTCGTGACTGGGGCTGCGGCATGGAGGACGTGGAGCAGGCCCGGCAGCCGCTGTTCACCACCGGCGGCGAGGAGCGCAGCGGTATGGGCTTCACCATCATGGAGAGCTTTATGAATCAACTGGCGGTAAAGTCTGCCCCCGGCAAGGGAACCACCGTCACCATGCGTAAGCGTATCGCCTCCCGTGTCCCGGCGAAGCGATGA
- a CDS encoding STAS domain-containing protein (This anti-anti-sigma factor, or anti-sigma factor antagonist, belongs to a family that includes characterized members SpoIIAA, RsbV, RsfA, and RsfB.), producing the protein MEVSVKCEARHICIRLSGELDHHSAKGLLRRLDQEIEKALPTQLTLDLSGVTFMDSSGIALLIRARQRMQELGGTADVCGAAAQARRVLDAAGLQRYLTIR; encoded by the coding sequence ATGGAAGTTTCTGTAAAATGCGAGGCCCGCCATATCTGCATCCGCCTCTCAGGTGAGCTGGACCACCACAGCGCTAAGGGGCTCCTGCGGCGGCTGGATCAGGAGATTGAGAAGGCCCTGCCTACACAGCTGACGCTGGATCTCTCCGGCGTGACCTTTATGGACAGCTCCGGCATCGCCCTGCTGATCCGGGCCCGGCAGCGGATGCAGGAGCTGGGCGGCACGGCAGATGTCTGCGGTGCCGCAGCACAGGCCCGCCGAGTGCTGGATGCGGCGGGGCTCCAACGTTATCTGACCATACGATGA
- a CDS encoding valine--tRNA ligase — protein MRKELPKVYDPREVEPQIYQMWMDNGCFKADPDPKKKPFSIVMPPPNVTGQLHMGHAMDSTLQDILTRFKRMQGYSALWLPGTDHAGIATQIKVEERLREEEHLTRYDLGREKFLERVWAWKEKYGNRIVEQQKKMGASCDWSRSRFTMDEGCSQAVREAFCELYDKGLIYKGSRIINWCPHCLTALSDAEVEYTDKPGHLWHIRYPLADGSGDIVVATTRPETMMGDTGVAVNPEDEHFKHLIGKTCILPIMNREIPIVGDDYCEIGFGTGAVKMTPAHDPNDFEVGLRHNLEVIRVINDDGTINENGGKYNGMDRYECRKAIVKDLEEQGYLVKTEPYSHNVGTCYRCHNDVEPLISAQWFVKMEPLAKEAIRVVKDGTIKFVPERFTKTYTNWMENVHDWCISRQLWWGHQIPAWYCDECGHINVSRQDPTRCEKCDCTHLTREEDVLDTWFSSALWPFSTLGWPNKDSEDLRYWYPTSVLVTGYDIIFFWVARMIFSGMEQMKQEPFKTVFIHGLVRDDKGRKMSKSLGNGIDPLEMADKFGADALRFNLITGNSPGNDMRFFVEKCEAMRNFANKIWNASRYVMMNLTIDHVQLPEQLELEDKWVLSKLNTLIREVTDNMEAYELGVASAKIYDFIWDTYCDWYIELTKARLYGEDEEAKLAAQNVLCYVLLRVLELLHPFMPFITEEIWQALPHEGDFLIQAQWPEYQERFAFTQEENAMEAVKDAISAVRARRSEMNVPPSRKAKILIVTQTPDIYAGGRDFIMRLAYASEVEVQAQSPEDLKGMVTVATHNATLYLPLAELVDIRQELERIAKEKTKAEENLARIEKKLQNESFVSKAPEAVVNAEREKADKARALIAKLGESAAAMRG, from the coding sequence ATGCGTAAAGAATTGCCGAAGGTATACGATCCCCGTGAGGTGGAGCCGCAGATCTATCAGATGTGGATGGACAACGGCTGCTTCAAGGCGGACCCCGACCCGAAGAAGAAGCCTTTTTCCATTGTCATGCCTCCCCCCAACGTCACCGGCCAGCTGCACATGGGCCACGCCATGGACTCCACGCTGCAGGATATCCTCACCCGCTTTAAGCGGATGCAGGGCTATTCCGCCCTGTGGCTTCCCGGCACCGACCACGCCGGTATCGCCACCCAGATCAAGGTGGAGGAGCGACTGCGGGAGGAGGAGCACCTGACCCGCTATGATCTGGGTCGTGAAAAGTTCCTGGAGCGTGTCTGGGCCTGGAAGGAGAAGTACGGCAACCGTATCGTGGAGCAGCAGAAGAAGATGGGTGCCTCCTGTGACTGGTCCCGCTCCCGGTTCACCATGGACGAGGGCTGCTCTCAGGCGGTGCGTGAGGCCTTCTGCGAGCTGTATGACAAGGGCCTCATCTACAAGGGAAGCCGCATCATCAACTGGTGCCCCCACTGCCTGACGGCGCTGTCCGACGCCGAGGTGGAGTATACCGACAAGCCCGGCCACCTGTGGCATATCCGCTACCCGTTGGCCGACGGCAGCGGCGATATCGTGGTGGCCACCACCCGGCCTGAGACCATGATGGGCGACACCGGTGTGGCGGTAAACCCGGAGGACGAGCACTTCAAGCACCTCATCGGCAAGACCTGCATCCTGCCCATCATGAACCGTGAGATCCCCATTGTGGGTGATGATTACTGCGAGATCGGCTTCGGTACCGGTGCTGTGAAGATGACCCCTGCCCACGATCCCAACGACTTCGAGGTGGGTCTGCGCCACAATCTGGAGGTGATCCGTGTCATCAACGACGACGGCACCATCAACGAAAACGGCGGCAAGTACAACGGCATGGACCGCTACGAGTGCCGCAAAGCCATCGTCAAGGATCTGGAGGAGCAGGGATATCTGGTCAAGACCGAGCCCTATTCCCACAACGTCGGCACTTGCTACCGCTGCCACAACGACGTGGAGCCCCTGATCTCCGCCCAGTGGTTCGTGAAGATGGAGCCTCTGGCCAAGGAGGCCATCCGGGTGGTGAAGGACGGCACCATCAAGTTTGTGCCGGAGCGCTTTACCAAAACCTATACCAACTGGATGGAGAACGTCCATGACTGGTGCATCTCCCGTCAGCTGTGGTGGGGCCACCAGATTCCCGCATGGTACTGCGACGAGTGCGGACACATCAACGTCAGCCGTCAGGATCCCACCCGGTGCGAAAAGTGCGACTGCACCCACCTGACCCGTGAGGAGGACGTGCTGGATACATGGTTCAGCTCCGCCCTGTGGCCCTTCTCCACGCTGGGCTGGCCCAACAAGGACTCCGAGGACCTGAGGTACTGGTACCCCACCTCCGTGCTGGTCACCGGCTACGATATCATCTTCTTCTGGGTGGCCCGTATGATCTTCTCCGGCATGGAGCAGATGAAGCAGGAGCCCTTCAAGACGGTGTTCATCCACGGTCTGGTCCGGGATGACAAGGGCCGCAAGATGTCCAAGTCTCTCGGCAACGGCATTGACCCGCTGGAGATGGCGGACAAGTTCGGTGCCGATGCCCTGCGCTTCAACCTCATCACCGGCAATAGCCCCGGCAACGATATGCGCTTCTTTGTGGAGAAGTGTGAGGCCATGCGGAACTTTGCCAATAAGATCTGGAATGCCTCCCGCTATGTGATGATGAACCTCACCATCGACCATGTACAGCTACCGGAGCAGCTGGAGCTGGAGGACAAGTGGGTTCTCAGCAAGCTGAATACCCTCATCCGGGAGGTCACGGATAATATGGAGGCCTATGAACTGGGCGTGGCCTCCGCCAAGATCTACGACTTCATTTGGGACACCTACTGCGACTGGTACATCGAGCTTACCAAGGCCCGGTTGTACGGCGAGGACGAGGAGGCCAAGCTGGCGGCTCAGAACGTGCTGTGCTATGTGCTGCTGCGGGTGCTGGAGCTGCTGCATCCCTTCATGCCCTTCATCACCGAGGAGATCTGGCAGGCGCTGCCCCACGAGGGCGACTTCCTGATCCAGGCCCAGTGGCCGGAGTATCAGGAGCGCTTCGCCTTCACTCAGGAGGAAAACGCCATGGAGGCGGTGAAGGACGCCATTTCCGCCGTCCGAGCCCGGCGCTCCGAGATGAACGTGCCGCCCTCCCGGAAGGCCAAGATCCTTATCGTCACCCAGACCCCGGATATCTATGCCGGCGGCCGGGACTTCATCATGCGGCTGGCCTACGCCAGCGAGGTGGAGGTTCAGGCGCAGTCTCCGGAGGATCTGAAGGGTATGGTCACCGTGGCCACCCACAACGCCACCCTCTATCTGCCTCTGGCGGAGCTGGTGGACATCCGGCAGGAGTTGGAGCGCATCGCCAAGGAGAAAACCAAGGCAGAGGAGAATCTGGCCCGCATCGAGAAGAAGCTGCAAAACGAGAGCTTCGTGTCCAAGGCCCCGGAGGCCGTGGTCAATGCCGAGCGGGAGAAGGCTGACAAGGCCCGTGCGCTGATCGCCAAGCTGGGGGAGTCCGCGGCGGCCATGCGTGGCTAA
- a CDS encoding DUF5662 family protein, translating into MHILEHLRTVNRHRHLVRKYCFRLGLYWQGLTHDLSKYSPTEFWRSAKYYQGYRSPNDQERLVNGVSLSWLHHKGRNRHHFEYWIDYCRGEDGTPFIGGCKMPVKYVAEMFCDRIAACRVYQKEKYTDASPYDYFQHSKGHLCRSEHGHGFIHPETSELLTRWLLLLKEQGEDAAFRQIRQELKELRRS; encoded by the coding sequence TTGCATATTCTGGAGCATTTGCGTACCGTGAACCGACACCGCCATCTGGTGCGGAAATACTGCTTCCGGTTGGGACTGTACTGGCAGGGACTGACCCATGATCTCAGCAAATACAGCCCCACGGAGTTCTGGCGCAGCGCCAAATACTATCAGGGCTACCGCAGTCCCAACGATCAGGAGCGGCTGGTCAACGGCGTCAGCCTGTCATGGCTCCACCACAAGGGCCGCAACCGCCACCATTTTGAATATTGGATCGACTACTGCCGGGGCGAGGACGGAACGCCCTTCATCGGTGGCTGCAAGATGCCGGTGAAGTATGTGGCGGAGATGTTCTGTGACCGCATCGCCGCCTGCCGGGTGTATCAGAAGGAGAAATACACCGATGCCTCTCCCTACGACTATTTCCAGCACTCCAAGGGGCATCTGTGCCGGTCGGAGCACGGTCACGGCTTCATCCATCCGGAGACCAGCGAGCTGCTGACCCGGTGGCTGCTGCTTCTGAAGGAGCAGGGTGAGGATGCCGCTTTCCGACAGATCCGGCAGGAGCTGAAGGAGCTGCGAAGGTCATAA
- a CDS encoding MATE family efflux transporter → MMEKNGKKSLFSIEITTGSLWKNILLFSLPLMMTQVLEVLFNLSDVAIAGKFADYLALGAVGSTTLLVSLFTGLLIGIGSGVNVVVARGLGLGSHEDVEKTIHTSLLICSGIGIVVCLVCLLLAKPMLLLLNTKEELLPGAVGYLRIYALGMPAMAVYNFGNGVLSAAGDTKRPLLYLSIAGVVNVALNLFFVIQCHMAALGVAIASAIAQWLSALLIMRHLMSQKDACRVHLKKLCIDKAAAKRVLMIGIPSGLQNAIFAVANLFVQIGVNSFDSVMVSGSSAAANADTLIFNMMSAFYTGCATFVSRNWGAGKTDRILKSYRIVLLYSFLVGSICGGLLLLFGDKFLGLFANEADVIAAGMQRLKIMGFSFGVSALMDASIAASRGIGRSIIPTIIVIMGSCVFRVIWVYTVFAYFGTIPSLFLLYIFSWAITGIAEWAYFRHSYKKYILHGQIW, encoded by the coding sequence ATGATGGAGAAAAACGGGAAAAAAAGTTTATTTTCGATTGAAATAACCACAGGGTCCCTGTGGAAAAATATTCTGCTGTTCAGCCTGCCGCTGATGATGACGCAGGTGCTGGAGGTGCTGTTCAACCTCAGCGACGTGGCCATTGCCGGTAAATTTGCCGACTATCTGGCGCTGGGCGCTGTGGGCTCCACCACTCTGCTGGTATCCCTGTTTACGGGACTGCTCATTGGCATCGGCAGCGGTGTCAATGTGGTCGTGGCCCGTGGACTGGGGCTGGGCAGTCATGAGGACGTGGAGAAGACCATCCACACCTCCCTGCTCATCTGCAGCGGTATCGGTATCGTGGTGTGCCTGGTCTGTCTGCTGCTGGCGAAGCCCATGCTGCTGCTGCTGAATACCAAGGAGGAGTTGCTGCCCGGCGCCGTGGGGTATCTGCGGATCTACGCTCTGGGTATGCCGGCCATGGCGGTATACAACTTCGGCAATGGTGTCCTCAGTGCCGCCGGGGACACAAAGCGGCCTCTGCTGTATCTGAGCATTGCCGGCGTGGTGAATGTGGCCCTGAACCTGTTCTTTGTGATCCAGTGCCACATGGCCGCCCTCGGTGTGGCCATCGCCAGCGCCATCGCCCAGTGGCTGTCCGCTCTGCTGATCATGCGGCATCTGATGAGCCAAAAGGATGCCTGCAGAGTGCATCTGAAAAAGCTGTGCATCGACAAGGCCGCCGCCAAGCGGGTGCTGATGATCGGCATCCCCTCCGGCCTGCAAAACGCCATCTTTGCCGTTGCAAACCTCTTCGTACAGATCGGCGTCAACAGCTTCGATTCGGTGATGGTATCCGGTAGCTCGGCAGCTGCCAACGCCGATACGCTGATCTTCAATATGATGTCTGCCTTCTATACTGGCTGTGCCACCTTTGTCAGCCGCAACTGGGGTGCCGGAAAGACGGATCGTATCCTCAAGAGCTACCGTATCGTTCTGCTGTATTCCTTTCTGGTGGGCAGCATCTGCGGCGGACTGCTGCTGCTGTTCGGAGACAAGTTCCTTGGACTTTTCGCCAATGAGGCGGACGTGATCGCCGCCGGTATGCAGCGGCTGAAGATCATGGGCTTCTCCTTCGGCGTCAGCGCCCTGATGGACGCCAGCATTGCCGCCTCCCGTGGAATTGGGCGCAGCATCATCCCCACCATCATCGTCATCATGGGCTCCTGCGTGTTCCGGGTCATCTGGGTGTACACGGTGTTCGCCTACTTCGGCACCATCCCCTCCCTGTTCCTGCTGTACATCTTCTCCTGGGCCATCACGGGCATTGCCGAGTGGGCCTACTTCCGGCACAGCTACAAGAAATACATCCTGCACGGACAAATATGGTAA
- a CDS encoding bifunctional 4-hydroxy-3-methylbut-2-enyl diphosphate reductase/30S ribosomal protein S1 — MAEVRVAKSAGFCYGVERAVKLAEETAREKGGCAMLGSIIHNVHVVAELEALGARQVDSVEEVRPGETVIIRSHGERKEVFDRLEQLGSVCVNATCPNVLRIQQLVAQADREGRIPLIIGEPRHPEVMGVASWSDRSVIFPGPEELEKWLLQEPSRQSLSLTAVAQTTCIRTIWETSKEILKKLCTNAKIFDTICSATHRRQLEAAELAAQADVMVVVGDRKSANTKHLAEICRKACPVVYQIEQAGELTTGFLSGCTMAGLTAGASTPAGIIKEVYTTMSEEIKNMEPQEESFEELLDKSFKTLNTGEKVTGIVTAVGPTEVQVDLGCKQAGYISAEELSADSSVKPEDVVKVGDEIETYIIRVNDVEGYAMLSKKRLDAVKVWEDIAEACENKTTLEGKVTEENKGGIVVNVKGVRVFVPASQSGQPRGADLSQMIGQTVSLRITEVNRARRRVVGSIRAVQYEERQAAQAAIWESIEVGKHYTGTVKSMTSYGVFVDIGGVDGMVHISELSWSRIKNPAEVVSVGDTLDVYVISFDPEKHKISLGVKDRSCNPWDKFMETYKVGDVASVRIVKLMTFGAFAEVVPGVDGLIHISQIADRRIEKPGDVLSEGQIVDAKITAVDEEKQKISLSIRALLNDGDEDAE, encoded by the coding sequence ATGGCAGAGGTAAGAGTAGCTAAAAGCGCCGGTTTCTGTTACGGCGTGGAGCGGGCTGTGAAGCTGGCGGAGGAGACAGCCCGTGAAAAGGGCGGCTGCGCCATGCTGGGCAGCATCATCCACAACGTCCATGTGGTGGCGGAGCTGGAGGCGCTGGGGGCCAGACAGGTGGACTCCGTGGAGGAGGTCCGCCCCGGCGAGACGGTGATCATCCGCTCCCACGGGGAGCGCAAGGAGGTCTTTGACCGTCTGGAGCAACTGGGATCGGTGTGTGTCAACGCCACCTGTCCTAACGTACTGCGGATCCAGCAGCTGGTGGCGCAGGCCGACCGGGAGGGGCGTATCCCCCTTATCATTGGGGAGCCTCGGCATCCGGAGGTCATGGGTGTGGCCAGCTGGTCGGATCGCAGCGTCATCTTTCCGGGGCCGGAGGAGCTTGAAAAATGGCTCCTGCAGGAGCCTTCCCGGCAGTCTCTGTCCCTGACGGCGGTGGCTCAGACCACCTGCATCCGAACAATTTGGGAAACTTCCAAAGAAATTTTAAAAAAACTGTGTACAAACGCAAAAATCTTTGATACAATATGTAGCGCTACGCATAGGCGTCAGTTGGAGGCAGCCGAATTGGCGGCTCAGGCTGACGTAATGGTCGTGGTCGGAGATCGTAAAAGTGCCAACACGAAGCATTTAGCGGAGATCTGCCGTAAGGCTTGCCCTGTCGTGTATCAGATCGAACAGGCGGGGGAGCTGACGACGGGCTTTCTTTCCGGATGCACAATGGCGGGGCTTACGGCCGGCGCGTCCACCCCGGCGGGCATCATTAAGGAGGTATATACAACAATGAGCGAAGAAATCAAGAACATGGAACCCCAGGAAGAGAGCTTTGAGGAACTGCTGGACAAATCCTTTAAGACTTTAAATACAGGAGAGAAGGTAACCGGTATCGTGACGGCCGTGGGTCCCACCGAGGTTCAGGTGGATCTGGGCTGCAAGCAGGCAGGCTATATTTCCGCGGAAGAGTTGTCCGCCGATTCCAGCGTGAAGCCTGAGGACGTGGTGAAGGTGGGTGACGAGATCGAGACCTACATCATCCGTGTCAACGACGTGGAGGGCTACGCTATGCTCTCCAAGAAGCGTCTGGACGCCGTGAAGGTCTGGGAGGATATCGCTGAGGCCTGCGAGAACAAAACCACTCTTGAGGGCAAGGTCACCGAGGAGAACAAGGGCGGCATCGTCGTCAACGTCAAGGGTGTGCGTGTGTTCGTTCCCGCCTCTCAGAGCGGTCAGCCCCGTGGTGCTGATCTGAGCCAGATGATCGGCCAGACCGTCTCCCTGCGGATCACCGAGGTCAATCGCGCCCGCCGCCGTGTGGTGGGTTCCATCCGTGCCGTGCAGTATGAGGAGCGTCAGGCTGCTCAGGCCGCCATCTGGGAGAGCATCGAGGTGGGTAAGCACTATACCGGCACCGTCAAGTCCATGACCAGCTATGGCGTGTTTGTGGACATCGGCGGCGTGGACGGCATGGTACATATCTCCGAGCTGTCCTGGTCCCGCATCAAGAACCCCGCTGAGGTGGTTTCTGTGGGCGACACGCTGGATGTGTACGTCATCTCCTTCGATCCTGAGAAGCACAAGATCTCTCTGGGTGTGAAGGACCGTTCCTGCAATCCTTGGGACAAGTTCATGGAGACCTACAAGGTGGGCGACGTGGCTTCCGTCCGTATCGTGAAGCTGATGACCTTCGGCGCTTTCGCTGAGGTCGTTCCCGGTGTGGATGGCCTGATCCACATCTCCCAGATCGCCGATCGCCGCATCGAGAAGCCCGGTGATGTTCTGTCCGAGGGCCAGATCGTGGATGCCAAGATCACCGCTGTGGATGAGGAGAAGCAAAAGATCTCCCTGTCCATCCGTGCTCTGCTGAACGACGGGGACGAGGACGCCGAGTAA
- a CDS encoding lysophospholipid acyltransferase family protein yields MVKNRFYRFIRATWRPFATFLHPLRVEGLENLPKDQPVLLCANHSSAVDPILLICAMRQDFPLRIMAKKQLMKIPVVGAFLRAIGVFGVDRGNSDIAAVKTSIQSLRDGWNLLVFPEGTRVKEPGSVDVKGGVGMMAIRSGVPLVPVFIGRDKRLFHRVSIIIGKPYDPVYTGRKGTAEEYQSNAEEIMRRAYALGGIQWQR; encoded by the coding sequence ATGGTAAAAAATCGCTTTTACCGCTTTATCCGGGCCACATGGCGGCCCTTTGCCACGTTTCTTCACCCGCTGCGGGTGGAGGGACTGGAAAATCTCCCCAAGGATCAGCCGGTACTGCTGTGCGCCAATCACTCCAGCGCCGTGGACCCCATCCTGCTGATATGCGCCATGCGGCAGGACTTCCCCCTGCGGATCATGGCCAAGAAGCAGCTGATGAAAATTCCCGTGGTGGGAGCCTTTCTGCGGGCCATCGGCGTATTCGGTGTGGATCGGGGAAACTCCGACATCGCCGCCGTCAAGACCTCCATCCAGAGCTTGCGGGACGGCTGGAATCTGCTGGTATTCCCGGAGGGGACACGGGTCAAGGAGCCCGGCAGCGTGGATGTCAAAGGCGGCGTAGGCATGATGGCCATTCGCTCCGGCGTGCCGCTGGTGCCGGTGTTCATCGGCCGGGACAAGCGCCTGTTTCACCGGGTGTCCATCATCATCGGAAAGCCCTACGACCCGGTATATACCGGCCGGAAGGGAACGGCGGAGGAGTATCAGTCCAACGCCGAGGAGATCATGCGTCGGGCCTATGCGCTGGGAGGAATCCAATGGCAGAGGTAA
- the cmk gene encoding (d)CMP kinase: protein MDNKRYAVAIDGPSGAGKSTLAKAAAAELGILYVDTGAIYRTIGLYACRREADPHDLAAIITLLPDIQVSMAYGEDGLQRMLLNGEDVTDVIRRPEISRWASVVSAIPEVRAFLLEMQRELARSHSVVMDGRDIGTVVLPQAEVKIFLTASPEIRAQRRMKELEQRGTPQPYNQVLSDILQRDWADSHRETAPLRQAEDALLLDTSHLDFDQSREALLHMIKERIGW from the coding sequence ATGGATAACAAGAGATACGCCGTGGCCATTGACGGCCCCTCCGGCGCAGGGAAAAGCACACTGGCCAAGGCCGCAGCGGCAGAGCTAGGCATCCTCTACGTGGATACCGGGGCCATCTACCGCACCATCGGCCTGTACGCCTGCCGCCGGGAGGCAGACCCGCATGATTTGGCGGCCATCATCACCCTGCTGCCGGACATTCAGGTGAGCATGGCCTACGGTGAGGACGGCCTGCAGCGTATGCTGCTCAACGGGGAGGACGTGACGGACGTCATCCGCCGTCCGGAAATCTCCCGCTGGGCCTCGGTGGTCTCCGCCATCCCGGAGGTACGGGCCTTTCTGCTGGAGATGCAGCGGGAGCTGGCCCGCAGCCACAGTGTGGTGATGGACGGTCGTGACATTGGCACGGTAGTGCTGCCGCAGGCGGAGGTAAAGATCTTCCTGACGGCCTCGCCGGAGATTCGGGCCCAGCGCCGCATGAAGGAGCTGGAGCAGCGGGGAACGCCGCAGCCCTACAATCAGGTGCTCTCGGATATCCTCCAGCGGGACTGGGCAGACAGCCACCGGGAGACGGCACCCCTGCGGCAGGCGGAGGACGCTTTGCTGCTGGATACCAGCCATTTGGACTTTGACCAGAGCCGGGAGGCCCTGCTGCACATGATAAAGGAGAGGATCGGATGGTAA